A genomic segment from Propionibacteriaceae bacterium ZF39 encodes:
- the moaC gene encoding cyclic pyranopterin monophosphate synthase MoaC has product MSDDAQGSGLTHLDAAGHAHMVDVSAKQVTARTATAAGTVKLSESCVALLRSGGVPKGDALAVARIAGIQGAKKTPDLVPLCHPLMVSGVAVELEVVDHGVDITATVKTTERTGVEMEALTAVSVAALTVIDMVKAVDKLAVIDNIRVLAKSGGRSGDWRRE; this is encoded by the coding sequence ATGAGTGACGACGCCCAGGGCAGTGGGCTGACCCACCTCGATGCGGCCGGCCATGCCCACATGGTCGATGTGTCGGCCAAGCAGGTCACCGCGCGTACGGCGACCGCGGCGGGCACCGTGAAGCTGTCCGAGTCGTGCGTGGCTCTGCTGCGTTCGGGTGGCGTACCCAAGGGCGACGCCCTCGCCGTCGCCCGCATCGCCGGCATCCAGGGAGCCAAGAAGACCCCCGATCTCGTGCCGCTGTGTCACCCGCTCATGGTGTCCGGCGTAGCGGTCGAGCTCGAAGTCGTCGATCACGGCGTCGACATCACCGCCACGGTGAAGACAACTGAGCGCACGGGGGTGGAGATGGAAGCGTTGACCGCTGTCTCCGTCGCCGCGTTGACTGTGATCGACATGGTCAAGGCCGTCGACAAGCTGGCGGTGATCGACAACATCCGTGTGCTGGCCAAGTCGGGTGGGCGCAGCGGAGACTGGCGTCGTGAGTGA
- a CDS encoding MogA/MoaB family molybdenum cofactor biosynthesis protein, which yields MSEIAAGTPIRACVITASTRAAAGEYADRSGPLVAEGLQALGIDVGPIVVVPDGDPVGEALRGAIGAYDIVLTTGGTGLSPTDETPEQTKPLLDREVPQLAAAIAAHGVAKGVATAVLSRGLAGVAGRTLVVNLPGSRGGVKDAMAVLGPVLVHAVEQIRGGDH from the coding sequence GTGAGTGAGATTGCTGCGGGTACGCCGATCCGCGCGTGTGTGATCACCGCGTCGACGCGGGCGGCGGCGGGGGAGTACGCCGACCGGTCCGGTCCCCTGGTCGCCGAGGGGCTGCAGGCCCTGGGCATCGACGTCGGGCCCATCGTCGTCGTGCCCGACGGCGACCCGGTGGGCGAGGCGCTGCGCGGTGCCATCGGGGCGTACGACATCGTCCTGACCACCGGCGGTACCGGTCTGTCGCCGACCGACGAAACCCCGGAACAAACGAAACCCCTGCTCGACCGGGAGGTCCCGCAGCTGGCTGCCGCGATCGCGGCCCACGGGGTGGCGAAGGGTGTCGCGACCGCGGTGCTGAGCCGCGGGCTGGCGGGGGTGGCCGGGCGTACGCTCGTGGTCAACCTCCCCGGATCCCGCGGGGGAGTCAAGGACGCCATGGCGGTGCTTGGGCCGGTGCTCGTGCATGCGGTCGAGCAGATCCGCGGCGGGGACCATTGA
- a CDS encoding GNAT family protein, with translation MTEWPVQLTHGEAVLRPMRRRDQRDWDEVRSYNRDWLHPWEATMPPGGEPGPATFGALVKLLDRQARQGQGLPWALCWNPAGGDPGRARLVGQVTVTGISRGSARFAQIGYWIDRRLAGRGLVPLGVALATDFCFRDLRLHRMEVAIRPENGNSLRVVQKLGFRYEGLRPRYLHINGDWRDHEVFALNAEEVPEGMLARWQASRTPR, from the coding sequence GTGACCGAGTGGCCCGTGCAGCTCACGCACGGCGAGGCGGTCCTGCGGCCGATGCGGCGGCGGGATCAACGCGACTGGGACGAGGTGCGGTCCTACAACCGCGACTGGCTGCATCCCTGGGAGGCCACCATGCCCCCGGGCGGCGAGCCGGGGCCCGCGACGTTCGGGGCGCTGGTGAAGTTGCTGGACCGCCAGGCGAGGCAGGGTCAGGGGTTGCCGTGGGCGTTGTGCTGGAACCCTGCCGGGGGCGATCCAGGCCGGGCCCGACTCGTCGGGCAGGTCACCGTCACGGGGATCTCCCGGGGTTCGGCGCGGTTCGCGCAGATCGGCTATTGGATCGACCGGCGGCTCGCGGGGCGAGGACTCGTGCCGCTCGGGGTGGCGTTGGCGACGGACTTCTGTTTCCGGGATCTTCGGCTGCATCGCATGGAAGTGGCGATCCGGCCCGAGAACGGCAACAGCCTGCGCGTGGTGCAGAAGCTGGGCTTCCGCTATGAGGGACTTCGTCCGCGTTACCTGCACATCAACGGCGACTGGCGCGATCACGAGGTGTTCGCGCTGAATGCTGAGGAGGTGCCCGAGGGCATGCTGGCCCGCTGGCAGGCCTCCCGAACGCCCCGATAA
- a CDS encoding site-specific integrase translates to MSVVKLPSGKFRAKLKVGRVDVASRAFPTKAAAQAWLDRERAAIDGGIDPRAGKRLVKQLMTEWLEVRRHTVAVKTARADQDVQRLTPTSVLNLQVKAVTGREIARVYVALLSDGLAESSVRRYRASLSSFFGWCVQEKIIATNPVTGVQVPKSSAIATEMLPFSEDELEDRHAVWLERDERLADVLLVLGWTGLRWGEARALQVRDLVEVPAPALLIRRSAPEGVPVKATKGRRSRRVPIANRVLDIVRSLAESRAPGDPLLTTAGGSLLHRSAVLRTLDWRTTSDGRRLHDLRHTAACLWLARGVDPGTVQAWMGHESIATTNRYLHHLGTGADMAGLARLNEALGGTRGAHSGQKAGLQAGDLVPEMSKGPSQR, encoded by the coding sequence ATGAGCGTTGTGAAGCTCCCCAGCGGGAAGTTCCGAGCCAAACTCAAGGTCGGTCGTGTCGACGTGGCCTCGCGTGCCTTTCCGACGAAAGCGGCGGCTCAAGCGTGGTTGGACCGGGAACGGGCCGCCATCGATGGCGGGATCGACCCTCGGGCGGGGAAGCGCCTGGTCAAGCAGCTCATGACCGAGTGGCTCGAGGTGCGGCGGCACACCGTGGCCGTGAAGACTGCGCGAGCGGATCAGGACGTGCAGCGGCTCACCCCGACATCGGTGCTGAATCTGCAGGTCAAGGCCGTCACCGGCCGAGAGATCGCGCGTGTATACGTGGCTCTGCTCTCCGACGGGCTCGCGGAGTCGTCGGTGCGGCGGTATCGGGCGTCGCTGTCATCGTTCTTCGGCTGGTGTGTGCAGGAGAAGATCATCGCCACCAATCCGGTGACCGGCGTACAGGTCCCGAAGTCGTCGGCTATCGCCACAGAGATGCTTCCGTTCTCTGAGGACGAGTTGGAGGACCGCCACGCGGTGTGGTTGGAACGCGATGAACGGTTGGCCGATGTGCTGTTGGTGCTGGGCTGGACCGGCCTGCGCTGGGGTGAGGCTCGCGCCCTTCAGGTCCGCGACCTGGTCGAGGTCCCGGCACCCGCACTGTTGATCCGGCGTTCCGCGCCTGAAGGCGTGCCGGTCAAGGCCACCAAGGGCCGTCGCTCCCGCCGAGTGCCGATTGCCAATCGCGTACTCGACATCGTTCGGTCCTTGGCCGAGAGCCGTGCGCCGGGTGATCCGCTGTTGACCACCGCCGGGGGCTCGCTCCTGCATCGCTCGGCTGTCCTTCGGACTTTGGATTGGCGAACCACCAGTGACGGCCGCCGCCTTCACGACCTGCGCCACACTGCGGCATGTCTGTGGCTGGCCCGCGGCGTCGACCCGGGAACGGTGCAGGCCTGGATGGGGCACGAGTCCATCGCAACGACGAATCGATATCTGCACCACCTGGGCACAGGCGCTGACATGGCGGGTCTGGCAAGGCTCAATGAGGCGCTGGGGGGCACCAGGGGGGCACATTCGGGGCAGAAGGCAGGGTTACAGGCTGGTGATCTAGTCCCAGAAATGAGTAAAGGACCTAGTCAGCGCTAG
- a CDS encoding helix-turn-helix domain-containing protein translates to MESRPPQEPLTHPPPKGHERWKTGCRRRVPPHWQSAVWSGCFAMDELLTSDEVAGWLRVSRSTLCRWRQEGKGPRVVWLTPSCPRYRRPDVLAWLERVAA, encoded by the coding sequence ATGGAAAGCCGCCCGCCGCAAGAACCGCTGACCCACCCGCCACCGAAAGGACACGAACGATGGAAGACAGGCTGTCGACGAAGGGTGCCGCCTCACTGGCAGAGCGCCGTTTGGAGCGGGTGCTTCGCCATGGATGAGTTGCTCACCTCTGATGAAGTTGCGGGTTGGTTGCGGGTGTCGCGGTCCACCTTGTGCCGATGGCGCCAGGAAGGCAAAGGCCCGCGCGTCGTGTGGCTTACGCCGTCGTGTCCCCGTTACCGCCGCCCGGACGTGCTGGCCTGGCTGGAAAGAGTCGCAGCATGA
- a CDS encoding replication initiator: MTVTDRFSDEAPSGSGFPGHGESAPLELPAHLAASVLSRLLDGTHEAFADTLAAVGNCQQPIRLTGSTITLDRATGEVLSSWSSDQAPLGALYRPCGNRRAEVCLSCSRVYARDTFAMIRAGVAGGKTIPTTVATNPLLFVTLTAPSFGLVHGTRENNKPCRPRSSDRVETCPHGVRLSCTARHAEDDAVVGSPLCWDCYDWTSAVVWQWHAPELWRRTTITLRRALAAALGVPPSRLKERASVQYAKVAEYQARGIVHFHALIRLDGPDGPGSPAPLDADALAELVATVARSVTCPAPPTSETDSPRVIAWGRQLDVRTVRHHATARKSETLSAGQVAGYLAKYATKDASSGGLSQRPHVRRLAQVCRDLGALATRRHVLGHHRKGSTIVPLDPKTGRDHYALLGKWAHMAGFRGHFSSKSRRYSVTLGQLRRARQRYRRLLDQAARDGEALDTRDLEARLLAAEDDDTTLVVGSWAYGGTGWPRIGDEALAIAAAARAREYAQWKAARRKNR, translated from the coding sequence ATGACCGTCACGGACCGGTTCAGCGACGAGGCGCCCTCGGGGTCGGGGTTTCCCGGGCACGGGGAGAGCGCGCCGCTGGAACTGCCCGCCCACCTCGCCGCCTCGGTCCTGTCCCGGCTGCTCGATGGCACCCATGAGGCGTTCGCCGACACCCTCGCCGCCGTCGGCAACTGCCAGCAGCCGATCCGGCTCACCGGCTCCACCATCACCCTCGACCGAGCCACCGGCGAGGTCTTGTCGTCCTGGTCGTCGGACCAGGCACCGCTCGGGGCGCTGTACCGGCCGTGCGGAAACCGCCGCGCCGAAGTCTGCCTGTCCTGTTCCCGGGTCTACGCCAGAGACACCTTCGCCATGATCCGCGCCGGAGTCGCCGGCGGCAAAACCATCCCCACCACCGTCGCGACCAACCCGCTGCTGTTCGTCACCCTCACCGCGCCCTCGTTCGGCCTCGTCCACGGCACACGGGAGAACAACAAGCCATGCCGCCCCCGATCGTCGGACCGGGTTGAAACCTGCCCACACGGGGTTCGGCTCTCGTGTACGGCGCGGCATGCCGAGGATGATGCGGTGGTGGGGTCGCCGTTGTGCTGGGACTGCTACGACTGGACCTCCGCAGTGGTCTGGCAGTGGCACGCCCCCGAACTGTGGCGGCGCACCACCATCACCCTGCGCCGGGCCCTCGCCGCTGCGCTGGGGGTGCCGCCGTCCAGGCTGAAGGAGCGGGCGTCGGTGCAGTACGCCAAGGTCGCCGAATACCAGGCCCGCGGCATCGTCCACTTCCACGCCCTCATCCGCCTCGACGGCCCCGACGGCCCCGGCTCCCCCGCACCCCTGGACGCCGACGCCCTGGCCGAGCTCGTCGCCACGGTGGCCCGTTCGGTGACGTGTCCGGCGCCGCCGACCTCCGAAACAGACAGCCCCCGGGTCATCGCGTGGGGCCGCCAGCTCGACGTCCGCACCGTCCGCCACCACGCCACCGCGCGCAAGTCTGAGACGTTGTCGGCGGGGCAGGTCGCGGGGTATCTGGCGAAGTACGCCACCAAGGACGCCAGCAGCGGCGGCCTCTCCCAACGCCCCCACGTGAGGCGGCTGGCACAGGTCTGCCGCGACCTCGGCGCGCTCGCCACCCGACGGCATGTCCTGGGGCACCACCGGAAGGGTTCCACGATCGTGCCGTTGGATCCGAAGACCGGGCGGGATCACTACGCGCTGCTGGGCAAGTGGGCGCACATGGCCGGCTTCCGCGGCCACTTCTCCTCCAAGTCCCGCCGCTACTCGGTCACCCTCGGCCAACTCCGCCGGGCCCGGCAGCGCTACCGCCGCCTCCTCGACCAGGCCGCCCGTGACGGCGAGGCGCTGGACACCCGCGACCTCGAAGCCCGCCTGCTCGCGGCCGAGGACGACGACACCACCCTGGTCGTCGGCTCCTGGGCCTACGGCGGCACCGGCTGGCCCCGCATCGGCGACGAAGCCCTCGCCATCGCCGCCGCCGCGAGGGCCCGGGAGTACGCCCAATGGAAAGCCGCCCGCCGCAAGAACCGCTGA
- a CDS encoding four-helix bundle copper-binding protein: protein MTDHVTSMLKTYPKDLGGVDKEKLAACIAACFECAQTCTACADACLSEDMVAELAKCIRTNLDCADICATTGKILSRHTRYDANLTRTVLEACRTACQACADECNKHADMHEHCRICAEACRRCEQACADLIASLG from the coding sequence ATGACTGATCATGTGACTTCGATGCTCAAGACTTATCCAAAGGATTTGGGTGGGGTGGACAAGGAGAAGTTGGCCGCGTGCATCGCAGCCTGTTTTGAGTGTGCCCAGACCTGTACCGCATGCGCGGATGCCTGCCTGTCTGAAGATATGGTCGCCGAGCTGGCCAAGTGCATCCGCACCAACCTCGACTGCGCCGACATCTGCGCCACCACCGGCAAGATCTTGTCCCGACACACCCGTTATGACGCCAACCTCACCCGCACCGTACTGGAGGCCTGCCGCACCGCGTGCCAGGCCTGCGCTGATGAGTGCAACAAGCACGCGGACATGCACGAGCACTGCCGGATCTGCGCCGAGGCCTGCCGACGCTGCGAGCAGGCCTGCGCCGATCTCATCGCATCTCTGGGCTAA
- a CDS encoding DUF305 domain-containing protein, which yields MQRSTILASLALATTLAVAGCGTGGQATPDSATPAASSPATTNPAPASTAVPGEPISAEHNDADMMFAQMMIPHHQQAVQMSDIMLAKDNLNPQIQQLAEKIKAAQGPEIERMNAMLDTWREESAGPMDHGSMGPGSGMDGMLSQQDLDRLTAAQGDEAARLFLTGMIAHHKGAVAMAQQEVTNGRNPQALALARQVINDQQTEITEMEQMLQQLPN from the coding sequence ATGCAGCGATCCACCATCCTGGCCAGCCTCGCCCTCGCCACCACTCTCGCCGTGGCCGGCTGCGGCACCGGCGGCCAGGCAACCCCCGACTCCGCCACCCCGGCCGCCTCCAGCCCAGCGACCACAAACCCAGCCCCCGCCTCCACCGCCGTGCCCGGCGAGCCGATCTCGGCCGAGCACAACGATGCCGATATGATGTTTGCCCAGATGATGATTCCCCACCACCAGCAGGCGGTGCAGATGAGCGACATCATGCTGGCCAAGGACAACCTCAACCCCCAGATTCAGCAGCTGGCCGAGAAGATCAAGGCCGCCCAAGGTCCAGAGATCGAGCGCATGAACGCCATGCTCGACACCTGGCGTGAGGAGTCTGCCGGGCCGATGGATCACGGGTCGATGGGCCCCGGCTCGGGGATGGATGGGATGTTGAGCCAGCAAGACCTCGACCGCCTCACAGCCGCCCAAGGCGATGAGGCTGCCCGGCTATTCCTGACCGGGATGATCGCCCACCACAAAGGTGCGGTGGCCATGGCCCAACAAGAAGTCACCAACGGCCGCAATCCCCAAGCCCTAGCACTCGCACGCCAGGTCATCAACGACCAGCAAACCGAAATCACCGAAATGGAGCAGATGCTCCAACAGCTGCCCAACTAA
- a CDS encoding heavy metal translocating P-type ATPase — protein sequence MPHEHAHSGLDEEHAVHTHGEHAGHSTAMFKNKFWLSLVLSVPVVVFSPMVGHLLGYQLPQFPGSAWISPVLGTVIFFYGGMPFLKGGLTELRSRQPGMMLLISMAITVAFVASWITTLGIGGFDLDFWWELALLVVIMLLGHWMEMRALGAASSALDALAALLPDEAEKILDGDTVTVPIAELAVGDVVLVRSGARVPADGQIVEGTAEFDESMITGESKAVPRTTGDKVVAGTVATDNTVRVRIEAVGSNTALAGIQRMVADAQASSSRAQALADRAAAWLFWFALAAGVLTAIVWTLLGSPDDAVVRTVTVLVIACPHALGLAIPLVIAISTERAARSGVLIKNRLALERMRTIDVVLFDKTGTLTEGAHALTGTAPVPGVSEGQLLAWAAAAEADSEHPVARAIVTAATAHPEAARLGLRGTDFTAATGRGVKATVDGAEILVGGPTMLRELGVATPASIAAQTQAWSDRGAGILHVLRNGEIIGALALEDQVRPESRDAVRALQARGKRVAMITGDARQVAEAVGAELGIDEVFAEVLPQDKDTKVTELQSRGMTVAMVGDGVNDAPALARAEVGIAIGAGTDVAMESAGVVLASNDPRAVLSMIELSQASYRKMVQNLAWATGYNIIAVPLAAGVLAPWGILLSPAVGAVLMSVSTIVVALNAQLLRRINLDPAHLAGTSTDNDRRAVEQPATATAR from the coding sequence ATGCCCCATGAGCATGCGCATTCGGGCCTGGATGAGGAGCATGCGGTGCACACCCATGGGGAGCATGCCGGGCATTCCACAGCGATGTTCAAGAACAAGTTCTGGCTCTCGTTGGTGCTCTCGGTCCCGGTGGTGGTGTTCAGCCCCATGGTCGGGCATCTGCTGGGCTATCAACTCCCGCAGTTCCCGGGTTCAGCCTGGATTTCCCCGGTGCTGGGCACGGTGATCTTCTTCTATGGCGGGATGCCCTTTTTGAAGGGCGGGCTCACCGAACTGAGGTCCCGCCAGCCGGGGATGATGCTGCTGATCAGTATGGCCATCACGGTGGCGTTCGTGGCCTCGTGGATCACCACCTTGGGCATCGGCGGGTTCGATCTGGACTTTTGGTGGGAGCTGGCGCTGCTGGTGGTGATCATGCTGCTGGGGCATTGGATGGAGATGCGCGCCCTGGGCGCGGCGTCCTCCGCGCTCGACGCCCTGGCCGCCCTGCTGCCTGATGAGGCCGAGAAGATCCTCGATGGCGACACAGTAACGGTCCCGATCGCCGAGCTGGCCGTCGGCGATGTGGTGCTGGTCCGCTCCGGGGCCCGGGTGCCCGCCGACGGGCAGATCGTCGAGGGAACAGCAGAGTTCGACGAGTCCATGATCACCGGCGAATCAAAGGCCGTCCCGCGCACCACCGGGGACAAGGTGGTGGCCGGGACGGTGGCCACCGACAACACCGTGCGGGTGCGGATCGAAGCAGTCGGATCCAACACCGCCCTGGCCGGGATCCAGCGGATGGTCGCCGATGCCCAGGCGTCCTCTTCTCGCGCCCAAGCCTTGGCCGACCGGGCAGCCGCCTGGCTGTTCTGGTTCGCCCTGGCTGCTGGCGTCCTTACTGCGATCGTGTGGACGCTGCTGGGCAGCCCCGACGACGCGGTGGTGCGCACCGTGACCGTGTTGGTGATCGCCTGCCCGCACGCCCTGGGCTTGGCGATTCCGCTGGTGATCGCGATTTCCACCGAACGCGCCGCCCGGTCGGGGGTGCTGATCAAAAACCGTCTCGCCTTGGAGCGGATGCGCACGATCGATGTGGTGCTGTTCGACAAGACCGGCACCCTCACCGAGGGTGCGCATGCCCTCACCGGCACCGCGCCGGTCCCCGGGGTGAGCGAGGGACAGCTGTTGGCCTGGGCGGCGGCGGCCGAGGCAGACAGCGAGCATCCGGTGGCCCGCGCCATCGTCACCGCCGCCACCGCCCATCCGGAGGCCGCCCGGCTGGGCCTGCGCGGTACCGACTTCACCGCCGCCACCGGCCGCGGTGTGAAAGCAACCGTCGACGGAGCGGAGATCCTGGTGGGCGGACCGACCATGCTCCGCGAGCTCGGCGTCGCCACCCCAGCCTCGATCGCCGCGCAGACCCAGGCATGGAGTGACCGGGGCGCCGGCATCTTGCATGTGCTGCGGAACGGGGAAATCATCGGCGCGCTGGCCTTGGAGGACCAGGTCCGGCCTGAGTCCCGCGACGCCGTCCGCGCGCTGCAGGCCCGAGGGAAGCGGGTCGCCATGATCACCGGTGATGCGCGCCAGGTCGCCGAGGCCGTAGGCGCTGAGCTGGGCATTGATGAGGTCTTCGCCGAGGTGCTCCCCCAAGACAAGGACACCAAAGTCACCGAACTCCAGTCCCGCGGGATGACGGTGGCGATGGTCGGCGACGGCGTCAACGACGCCCCCGCCCTCGCCCGCGCCGAGGTCGGAATCGCGATCGGCGCCGGCACCGACGTAGCGATGGAATCCGCCGGGGTGGTGCTGGCCAGCAACGACCCCCGGGCGGTGTTGTCGATGATCGAGCTATCGCAGGCCAGCTACCGCAAAATGGTTCAAAACCTCGCCTGGGCCACCGGCTACAACATCATCGCCGTACCGCTGGCCGCCGGCGTGCTCGCCCCCTGGGGCATCCTGCTCTCCCCGGCCGTCGGAGCGGTACTGATGTCGGTGTCGACCATCGTGGTCGCCCTCAACGCTCAACTCCTACGCCGCATCAACCTCGACCCCGCCCACCTCGCCGGCACCAGCACCGACAACGACCGCCGGGCCGTCGAGCAGCCCGCCACCGCTACCGCCCGCTAA
- a CDS encoding integrase core domain-containing protein, which produces MSKTPASVGIVSTMSSFRRPDAWTREESTATGGGPFRSFRFESFIAGHPELLHVRTRVKTPGQNGSRECGFGTLKYERLYLDEIDDALMLAERAEDYRIEYNELRPHEAISWNRPKQGARGPGRPHRPDIQNQENPAN; this is translated from the coding sequence GTGTCAAAGACCCCCGCCTCGGTCGGGATCGTCAGCACGATGTCATCCTTCAGAAGACCTGACGCTTGGACCAGGGAGGAATCGACCGCCACGGGCGGCGGCCCGTTTCGGTCCTTTCGGTTCGAGTCCTTCATCGCCGGCCATCCCGAGCTGCTGCACGTGCGCACCCGGGTGAAGACCCCGGGACAAAACGGCTCGCGCGAGTGTGGTTTCGGCACGCTGAAATACGAACGGCTCTACCTCGATGAAATCGACGACGCGCTCATGCTCGCCGAGCGGGCCGAGGACTACCGGATCGAGTACAACGAGCTCCGGCCGCACGAGGCCATTTCCTGGAACCGGCCCAAACAGGGTGCACGTGGGCCTGGCCGACCCCACCGTCCCGACATTCAAAACCAAGAAAACCCTGCCAACTAA
- a CDS encoding HAMP domain-containing sensor histidine kinase codes for MCTWDTSVANSATTPSWPDTSKPCAASATAWARDEHVVAPGSLASRLMLAQVLVLVASILTAGLVALFVGPPLFHQHLLEAGHPANSPELTHIEQAYRDASVVSLGVALLIALVCAAGVTWHITRRLQAPLLVLTDAARELSRGHLATRVPESGSGPEFDTLGSAFNRMAGQLQQTEDTRRRLLSDLAHELTTPITTLKLCCEGLREGVTVWDEDTDRVITEQTDRLARLTKDIKDVSRAEEGRMALEPEVVPVSELIRSAAHAQRETFSRHHINLVTEADSASGLAVNVDRRRMGQVLDNLLDNALRHTPPDGSVRLFARQSGNEVEIIVADTGEGIPPDQLAHIFERFYRGDTARDRDRGGSGIGLTISRAIIDAHGGGLTGASEGPGRGATFTVALPISPKTPHRAPPPPTQH; via the coding sequence ATGTGCACGTGGGACACATCCGTCGCAAACTCGGCGACGACACCATCTTGGCCCGATACATCGAAACCGTGCGCGGCGTCGGCTACCGCATGGGCAAGGGATGAACACGTGGTCGCACCTGGAAGTCTCGCTTCACGGCTCATGCTCGCCCAAGTCCTAGTCTTGGTGGCGAGCATTCTCACCGCCGGTCTGGTCGCGCTGTTCGTCGGCCCACCCTTGTTTCATCAGCATCTGCTGGAGGCTGGGCATCCTGCAAACTCCCCGGAGCTGACACATATTGAGCAGGCCTACCGAGACGCCTCCGTTGTGTCCCTCGGGGTAGCACTGCTCATCGCGCTGGTCTGTGCAGCAGGCGTCACCTGGCATATCACCCGCCGCCTGCAAGCCCCCCTGCTTGTACTCACCGACGCGGCCCGAGAACTGTCCCGGGGCCATCTGGCAACCCGGGTACCCGAGTCTGGCTCCGGACCCGAGTTCGACACCCTCGGCAGCGCCTTCAACCGCATGGCAGGCCAACTGCAACAGACCGAGGACACGCGCCGACGACTGCTCTCCGACCTTGCCCACGAGCTGACCACCCCGATCACCACCCTCAAGCTCTGCTGCGAAGGTCTTCGTGAAGGCGTCACGGTCTGGGACGAAGACACCGATCGGGTAATCACCGAGCAGACCGATCGACTCGCCCGACTCACCAAGGACATCAAAGACGTCTCCCGGGCCGAGGAAGGCCGCATGGCCCTCGAGCCCGAGGTTGTCCCAGTCAGCGAACTCATCCGGTCCGCCGCACACGCGCAGCGCGAAACCTTCTCCAGGCACCACATCAACCTCGTGACCGAAGCCGACAGCGCATCCGGCCTCGCGGTGAACGTCGACCGCCGCAGGATGGGACAAGTCCTCGACAACCTGTTGGACAACGCCCTGCGCCACACACCACCGGACGGTTCTGTTCGACTGTTCGCCCGGCAGTCCGGCAACGAGGTCGAGATCATCGTCGCCGACACCGGAGAAGGGATCCCACCCGACCAGCTCGCCCATATCTTCGAACGGTTCTACCGCGGCGACACCGCCAGGGATCGTGACCGAGGCGGCTCCGGCATCGGCCTGACCATCAGCCGCGCCATCATTGACGCTCACGGCGGCGGCCTGACCGGCGCGAGCGAGGGACCCGGCCGAGGAGCGACCTTCACCGTCGCACTGCCAATCTCGCCCAAGACTCCGCATAGGGCGCCTCCGCCCCCGACGCAGCATTGA
- a CDS encoding response regulator transcription factor encodes MEKPAPVWSASGGPRVLVVDDERDITRMVSAYVTKAGYSASQAYTGPDAVSAARRLDPDVVVLDLGLPGLDGVEVCRQIRTFSDCYILMLTARDDEVSRVVGLSVGADDYITKPFSARELVARIQAVLRRPRNRGAADPPNSVVEEPPREFGDLTINPASREVTVGGEPVHLTRTEFDILDVLSARPQFAFSRRQLLNDVWDTGWVGDEHIVDVHVGHIRRKLGDDTILARYIETVRGVGYRMGKG; translated from the coding sequence ATGGAGAAGCCTGCGCCTGTTTGGTCGGCAAGTGGAGGCCCGCGCGTCCTGGTCGTCGATGATGAACGCGACATCACCCGTATGGTGAGCGCCTACGTCACCAAGGCCGGGTATAGCGCCTCGCAGGCGTACACAGGCCCCGATGCAGTCTCAGCTGCCCGCAGGCTCGATCCCGATGTCGTCGTGCTCGATCTCGGCCTGCCCGGCCTCGACGGCGTGGAGGTCTGCCGTCAGATCCGGACCTTCTCGGACTGTTACATCCTCATGCTCACAGCCCGCGACGATGAGGTGTCGCGGGTGGTCGGGCTGTCCGTTGGCGCCGACGATTACATCACCAAACCCTTCAGCGCCCGCGAGCTCGTCGCGCGTATCCAAGCGGTCCTTCGCCGTCCTCGGAACCGCGGCGCGGCGGACCCGCCCAATAGCGTGGTCGAGGAGCCACCGCGCGAGTTCGGTGACCTCACCATCAACCCCGCCAGCCGAGAGGTCACCGTGGGCGGCGAACCCGTACACCTGACCCGAACCGAATTCGACATCCTGGACGTGCTGTCCGCACGACCGCAGTTCGCCTTCTCCCGACGGCAGCTCCTCAACGATGTCTGGGACACCGGCTGGGTGGGCGACGAGCACATCGTCGATGTGCACGTGGGACACATCCGTCGCAAACTCGGCGACGACACCATCTTGGCCCGATACATCGAAACCGTGCGCGGCGTCGGCTACCGCATGGGCAAGGGATGA
- a CDS encoding SHOCT domain-containing protein, translating into MWGSGMGFEMGWLMWVVMILGTVGFWTLVVVVVRALIQGRPAGTPPRSLSRSDPMGQLDERLARGEIDAEEYQRTKNLLTGAR; encoded by the coding sequence ATGTGGGGCAGCGGGATGGGATTTGAGATGGGTTGGTTGATGTGGGTCGTGATGATCCTCGGCACGGTGGGTTTCTGGACGCTCGTCGTCGTGGTCGTACGTGCCCTGATTCAAGGCAGGCCGGCCGGCACGCCACCACGCTCCCTGTCCCGTTCCGACCCGATGGGACAGCTTGACGAGCGGCTCGCCCGAGGCGAAATCGACGCGGAGGAATATCAGCGCACCAAGAACCTGCTGACCGGCGCCCGCTGA